GACATATACTTGATGGTGAATCATCGATATTTGAGTATCCCGTAGGGCATCAGATTTTAATAGTATATCGGTTTGATCTTGGTAAAATTTAAGATGTTGATAAAATTCTGTCATTAGTGCTAAAGTACCTGCATCGCTTACCTGCCAATAACTTCCCAGTGCCGATCGCACCCCCGACTGTACCGCCAAACCTCCGAAACCTAATTCTGCCTGGGGATCTCCCATAGCGGTTTCACAGGCACTAAGGGTTAAAAGAGATACGGGGGGATTATCCCAATTTAATTCTCTTATATCTTCTAAGGTGAGGGGACGATCTGCGAGTTGGATAAAAGAGTCTTGGGGTTGTCCCGGCTCGAACTTGGCATGGGTTGCCAGATGGATTATTTCATAGGGATTTTGTTCCCTTTGGGCTTGTAAATTGTCAAGGGTAAATAGGTTTTCGGTCATTTTTACCCCATTCCAAGGGGAGGGAACAATATTATCAATTTCGAGGGCAACACCGGGTAGAGGGCTAAGAAATTCAAAGGTGGAAGTACCCATGGCCAAAATTTTGATTTCTTCTTGATTACGTGGGCTAACATCAAGGTTGGTGAGAGTAAAAGATGGCACCATGGCAATGCTATATTTTTCCACGAGAAAATCAGTGCCATCATACAGGGCGGCAAAGGGAATACTCCTTAATCTAGGCCCAACACAGATAATTATTGTGTCAATATTTTCCCCCTGTAGTTGACTTTGGAAAGGTTTGATCATCCAATCATAAAGTTGTTGGGCAGGGGTAAGGTAGGCGGTGGAATTACGAATGCCGAGAATGGGGAATGGATTGGTAATATGTTCGATATATTCGTTGACTACTTGATCGATGGTCACGGCATCTGCTTCTCGAAAAACCGCCCCTTGAGGTTTATTTTCGGCGGTGATCATGGCGACTTCTAAAGCATCGGGATATGACCACACCCACAGGGCTGCAGCGTTTTTTCCTGTGCTTTGTTTAAGATCTTGTAATTGCTTAACTACTTGCTCAAGATTAAGGCTTTCTTGGGTAAATTCGGTATTAAAAAACTGTTGATAATCTTGTTTACAATCCTCATCCATTTTCACCATTTCTTGTCGCCATCGAAGAGAATCGTTAGATGGATTGAGAGCGATGACTTGATGATTACTAAATTTATAATTTAAAAAAAGAGTAATTAAACAAGTAACGATAAATATGACAATATAGGTTACATTTCTTCTTCTAAACATGGTTCTGTTTCCATTTCTATAACGGGGGCTTGTTCTAATATTTGTTCAATGGCGATCGCCTCTGGATAACGATTAATACTTCTGGTAATACCTCTACGACTACCGACAAGGGAACTGTGGCTAAAAAGTTCTTGTAATACTTGGCGCGGATTATCATTTTGCTCTAAAGTTAACAAAACGCTATCATAGGTGCGATCGCCCTTAGAAATGGTTTCA
The sequence above is a segment of the Cyanobacterium stanieri PCC 7202 genome. Coding sequences within it:
- a CDS encoding hypothetical protein (COGs: COG4995 conserved hypothetical protein~KEGG: cyt:cce_2173 hypothetical protein~SPTR: Putative uncharacterized protein) — its product is MFRRRNVTYIVIFIVTCLITLFLNYKFSNHQVIALNPSNDSLRWRQEMVKMDEDCKQDYQQFFNTEFTQESLNLEQVVKQLQDLKQSTGKNAAALWVWSYPDALEVAMITAENKPQGAVFREADAVTIDQVVNEYIEHITNPFPILGIRNSTAYLTPAQQLYDWMIKPFQSQLQGENIDTIIICVGPRLRSIPFAALYDGTDFLVEKYSIAMVPSFTLTNLDVSPRNQEEIKILAMGTSTFEFLSPLPGVALEIDNIVPSPWNGVKMTENLFTLDNLQAQREQNPYEIIHLATHAKFEPGQPQDSFIQLADRPLTLEDIRELNWDNPPVSLLTLSACETAMGDPQAELGFGGLAVQSGVRSALGSYWQVSDAGTLALMTEFYQHLKFYQDQTDILLKSDALRDTQISMIHHQVYVNDGQLRSTRGNLSLPSMLTEFGDDDLSHPFYWAPFTIIGSPW